From the genome of Haloarcula sp. CBA1127, one region includes:
- a CDS encoding nucleotidyltransferase domain-containing protein, with the protein MAKRDITVSIDAYPDSDTDVFRISAADDILRLLVDAHDAEFTIPELVDATGVTRSTVWRAVSLLDSIGAIQIRETPQRNYITINPNRLQKDDPILAIPQSEFHAPIRTFVDRAQAALTDADDVDELLGIVVFGSVARGEADRQSDIDCFVVVDGDRTTARRRITDVVGDLQSDRFDGERFAFEPYVESAESAYRAGSKLREIFAEGITVYGSDQLDSVRKEAVADE; encoded by the coding sequence ATGGCGAAACGAGATATAACGGTCAGCATCGATGCATATCCTGACTCGGATACCGATGTCTTTCGTATCAGTGCCGCAGACGACATCCTACGACTGCTCGTCGATGCCCACGATGCGGAGTTTACGATTCCCGAACTCGTCGACGCCACAGGAGTCACCCGCTCGACGGTCTGGCGGGCTGTCAGCCTCCTCGACAGTATTGGGGCTATCCAAATTCGAGAGACGCCACAACGAAACTACATTACAATCAACCCAAACCGACTCCAGAAAGACGACCCAATCCTTGCCATTCCGCAGTCTGAGTTCCATGCACCGATCCGGACATTCGTTGACCGCGCGCAAGCCGCGCTGACTGACGCCGACGACGTCGACGAACTACTCGGCATCGTTGTCTTTGGGAGCGTTGCTCGGGGCGAGGCTGATCGCCAGAGCGACATCGATTGTTTCGTCGTTGTCGATGGTGATCGGACGACAGCACGCCGGCGGATTACCGACGTTGTTGGTGATCTCCAGTCCGACCGCTTCGACGGTGAGCGGTTCGCGTTCGAGCCGTATGTCGAATCTGCGGAAAGCGCATATAGAGCCGGGTCAAAACTCCGTGAAATATTCGCCGAGGGAATTACGGTGTACGGCAGCGACCAACTCGACTCAGTCCGAAAGGAGGCCGTCGCCGATGAGTAG
- a CDS encoding MarR family transcriptional regulator, translating into MLTKAGLALLDALSAGRAATPDELATETEYSQDHIYDILDELLENGLLTETRGSKNRRLVRVTDHPVVESYRDLRSKLRHVDWTEILSPATLRVCWYLDEPRRATEIADRLDITRQGVHNALSPLKHRAMLSPSGPEYSLAEDLSPLLTFARAVVTHEHRSRVRELAPSATVEWCDPERALSRVQTPEDTNTLESAAEWRLTGLARFQEYGLQFFLAGEPAFWYAPDEDLTPSEVVCHTLVLDSDSRRVSYSMLLIEKLDIEQETLTETAMWYDLETTVAAMYRHLHGEFEVADDLPVFLPSEAEFTALKEQYGVL; encoded by the coding sequence ATGCTGACGAAGGCCGGCCTCGCATTGCTAGACGCGCTTAGCGCTGGCCGTGCGGCAACGCCAGACGAACTCGCGACCGAAACCGAGTATTCACAGGACCACATCTACGACATCCTTGACGAGTTGCTCGAAAACGGGTTGCTCACTGAGACCCGTGGGTCGAAGAACCGGCGACTCGTCCGGGTGACTGACCATCCGGTCGTCGAGTCGTATCGAGACCTCCGTTCGAAGCTCAGGCACGTCGACTGGACTGAGATCCTTTCGCCAGCGACGTTACGGGTGTGCTGGTACCTCGACGAACCACGTCGAGCGACCGAAATCGCAGACCGACTCGACATCACTCGACAGGGCGTTCATAACGCGCTGTCGCCGCTCAAGCACCGTGCGATGCTGTCGCCGTCTGGACCGGAATACTCGTTGGCTGAAGACCTCTCGCCACTGCTAACGTTCGCACGAGCAGTCGTGACCCACGAACATCGTTCGCGAGTTCGAGAACTTGCCCCGAGTGCGACTGTCGAGTGGTGTGACCCGGAGCGAGCACTCAGCCGCGTCCAGACACCCGAGGATACGAATACACTAGAGTCGGCTGCTGAGTGGCGTCTCACTGGCCTCGCACGATTTCAGGAGTACGGCTTGCAGTTCTTCCTCGCCGGTGAACCCGCGTTCTGGTACGCTCCGGATGAAGACCTCACGCCCTCGGAGGTAGTGTGCCACACCCTCGTCCTCGATAGTGACTCTCGCCGCGTCAGTTATTCGATGCTGTTGATCGAGAAACTGGATATCGAACAGGAGACCCTCACAGAAACGGCAATGTGGTACGATCTGGAGACAACCGTGGCCGCGATGTACCGACACCTACACGGAGAGTTCGAGGTTGCTGATGACCTCCCTGTCTTCCTCCCGAGTGAAGCAGAATTTACCGCGCTCAAAGAGCAGTACGGTGTCCTATGA
- a CDS encoding DUF6735 family protein, whose amino-acid sequence MGHRALVAYERTDGQYTLHYSHWGAASLKLKQRISAESPFGGEDTDSRWAQQLLAELADGLGADAVDGYLAGKDRSSTVVEPKPRATRLTLEEILADHLDYLHHEAFFVVSSTFEVTAYRTLWFGLQYDSETIEQAETVGNGALATVRWHNCEPVGDGHLQGQFMALKDVVGDMIDKDIFTPSTARQYLKQKLGERVGDQQELLIPTRESPFEEASLNHS is encoded by the coding sequence ATGGGACACCGCGCACTCGTTGCGTACGAACGTACAGACGGACAGTATACGCTCCACTACAGCCACTGGGGCGCTGCGAGCCTGAAGCTCAAACAGCGTATCTCAGCCGAGTCGCCGTTCGGTGGCGAAGACACTGACTCTAGGTGGGCGCAACAGTTGCTGGCGGAACTGGCTGATGGCCTCGGGGCAGATGCCGTTGATGGCTACCTCGCTGGCAAGGATCGATCGTCAACCGTCGTCGAGCCGAAGCCCCGCGCCACTAGGCTCACCCTTGAGGAGATCCTCGCTGACCATCTTGACTATCTTCATCACGAGGCGTTCTTCGTCGTGTCGTCGACGTTCGAGGTAACCGCCTACCGAACGCTGTGGTTCGGCCTGCAATACGACTCGGAGACGATCGAACAAGCAGAGACAGTGGGGAACGGCGCCCTCGCGACAGTACGCTGGCACAACTGCGAGCCAGTTGGCGACGGCCACCTGCAGGGGCAGTTCATGGCGCTCAAAGACGTCGTTGGTGACATGATCGACAAGGACATCTTCACGCCGTCGACCGCGAGGCAGTACCTGAAACAAAAGCTCGGCGAGCGGGTCGGAGACCAACAGGAACTGCTCATTCCGACCAGAGAATCACCCTTCGAGGAAGCAAGCCTGAACCATTCATAG
- a CDS encoding SOSS complex subunit B family protein, translated as MYATNSSGKKASASNQTVTLSAHVDGGPEQLLEQVAATENGDELDFRMNKGSDSRGNYYARQEDYTRYDWTRSTEVGPDRYFGETLEQQEERHGREAEQARHSEVARAHVDGPDREASARQLTEAETERADGFRSPADPRQWMDRDTLARVNQQAATLADKTSLSRAAAARRLAALVSGQIGDCNDLYEASFTVLAEARDELESPTPIADVSPYGYECTVEGEVTHIIEDPDARNQYQVLYLEDDEGTSAKVTVWGKSMHGGEMVRTLHEGDRVRISGGKPDEYNGMATVAVTSDTLMCVIERGDGSAPTGHAGCAFGCSGESRTAASWEAESDTHQWANERDTDRAVAVTLGKARCPECSDLFDTEHGAATHQGLVHSAD; from the coding sequence ATGTACGCTACCAATTCCAGCGGTAAGAAAGCATCGGCAAGCAACCAAACGGTTACTCTCTCCGCCCACGTCGACGGCGGTCCCGAGCAACTTCTAGAGCAGGTCGCAGCAACCGAGAACGGCGACGAACTCGATTTCCGGATGAACAAGGGCAGCGACAGCCGTGGCAACTACTACGCCCGTCAAGAGGATTACACGCGCTACGACTGGACCCGCTCGACCGAGGTGGGGCCGGACCGATACTTTGGCGAAACTCTGGAACAGCAAGAGGAGCGCCACGGACGCGAGGCCGAGCAAGCCCGACATTCCGAGGTCGCACGCGCTCACGTCGACGGTCCCGACCGCGAAGCCTCGGCTCGCCAGCTCACCGAAGCCGAGACGGAACGTGCCGACGGTTTCCGCTCGCCGGCTGACCCCCGGCAGTGGATGGACCGCGACACGCTGGCCCGAGTCAACCAGCAGGCCGCAACGCTCGCAGACAAGACCAGTCTGTCACGGGCGGCGGCGGCTCGCCGACTCGCGGCCCTCGTGTCCGGGCAGATAGGCGACTGCAACGACCTGTATGAGGCGTCCTTTACCGTGCTTGCGGAAGCCCGCGACGAACTGGAATCACCCACGCCTATCGCGGATGTCTCGCCCTACGGCTACGAGTGTACCGTTGAGGGGGAAGTGACCCACATCATCGAGGACCCCGATGCTCGGAACCAGTACCAAGTGCTGTACCTCGAAGACGACGAGGGAACGAGCGCGAAGGTCACGGTCTGGGGCAAGTCCATGCACGGCGGCGAAATGGTCCGTACCCTCCACGAAGGCGACCGGGTGCGAATCTCCGGGGGCAAGCCAGACGAGTATAACGGCATGGCGACGGTGGCAGTCACGAGTGACACGCTCATGTGCGTCATCGAGCGCGGCGACGGTTCCGCGCCCACCGGACACGCTGGCTGTGCGTTCGGTTGCTCCGGCGAAAGCCGAACGGCGGCGTCGTGGGAGGCTGAGTCAGACACCCATCAGTGGGCCAACGAGCGGGACACTGACCGCGCGGTCGCCGTGACGCTCGGGAAGGCCCGCTGTCCCGAGTGTTCGGACCTCTTCGACACTGAGCATGGGGCCGCCACCCATCAGGGTCTCGTCCACTCCGCAGACTGA
- a CDS encoding ATP-binding protein produces MNLWWQGEEVQDSLKKAEHRRRDFYKIRERLMTSQRSIMTVRGPRQVGKTTLCGQLIESLLNEDEIPSDRIMYLTIENSAILSKPEGVIEDAIEAFKNNILQKDFRDVDGTVYIFIDEVQKAPDWADTLKYYTDTYSNLQFVATGSISTLIKSDAGDTLIGRLDERIMLPVKFIEYVRYESVIDEQTVYDESTKLRSKLAESVKEGDSTALRGALSRFFGLYENKKPQLKRLKDEYLLKGGYPGVLDETVADSYTVLDTDLRNTVTGDLANVFKVEKPEKVLRVLSLLAASTGSKVSKSSIADAADISRQTVDAYLEHLDEFYLINRCPTYKGSEYSSGGLPKIYLQDVGIYNALNGTLAESTLENLDAMGPIFETAVCDHTRRLQFFLSNAQNADIYYNDSGGEVDFILDGNEYLVPIEVKNGDSTSRSLRGVKEFIEKRDAEFGICVNNADVLDNEDGIVHIPAWIYFFLC; encoded by the coding sequence ATGAATCTCTGGTGGCAGGGCGAGGAAGTGCAGGATTCTCTCAAGAAGGCAGAACACCGGCGGCGAGATTTTTACAAGATCAGAGAGCGGTTGATGACTTCCCAGCGGTCGATCATGACGGTCCGTGGCCCCCGCCAAGTCGGGAAGACAACGCTTTGCGGACAGTTGATCGAGTCCCTTCTCAATGAGGACGAGATCCCCAGTGATCGGATCATGTATCTCACGATTGAAAACAGTGCGATCCTCTCGAAGCCCGAAGGAGTGATTGAAGACGCGATTGAGGCTTTCAAGAACAATATCCTTCAGAAGGACTTCCGGGACGTGGATGGAACAGTCTATATTTTCATCGATGAGGTTCAGAAAGCACCGGACTGGGCGGACACGCTGAAATACTATACTGATACGTACTCGAATCTCCAGTTCGTTGCGACTGGTTCAATCAGTACTCTGATCAAGAGTGATGCGGGTGATACGCTTATTGGCCGGTTGGACGAGCGGATAATGCTGCCGGTGAAATTTATCGAGTACGTCCGGTATGAATCCGTTATTGATGAGCAGACAGTCTATGACGAGTCTACCAAACTACGTTCCAAGCTCGCAGAAAGTGTGAAAGAAGGGGATTCAACGGCACTCCGTGGTGCGCTCTCGCGCTTCTTCGGGCTCTATGAGAATAAGAAGCCACAGCTGAAGCGACTGAAAGACGAGTACCTCCTCAAAGGTGGGTATCCTGGCGTCCTCGATGAGACAGTCGCCGACTCCTACACTGTGCTGGATACTGACCTGCGAAATACAGTCACTGGCGATCTTGCGAACGTGTTCAAAGTCGAAAAGCCGGAGAAAGTGCTTCGGGTTCTCTCACTACTGGCCGCGTCGACAGGGTCGAAAGTGAGCAAGTCCAGTATCGCCGATGCGGCCGATATCAGCCGGCAGACGGTCGACGCATATTTGGAGCATCTGGACGAGTTTTATTTGATCAACCGATGTCCGACCTACAAAGGGTCCGAGTACTCCTCTGGCGGACTGCCGAAAATCTACTTGCAGGATGTCGGAATATACAATGCGTTGAATGGAACACTTGCCGAATCGACGCTGGAGAATTTAGATGCAATGGGCCCAATTTTCGAAACAGCTGTCTGTGATCACACGCGACGCCTCCAATTTTTCTTATCGAATGCTCAGAACGCAGACATCTACTACAACGATTCAGGCGGTGAAGTCGATTTCATCCTTGACGGGAACGAATACCTTGTCCCCATCGAAGTGAAGAACGGCGACTCTACGTCGCGGTCACTACGTGGAGTGAAAGAATTTATCGAGAAACGTGATGCCGAATTCGGCATCTGCGTCAACAATGCAGACGTGCTTGATAATGAGGACGGCATTGTCCATATCCCTGCCTGGATTTACTTTTTCCTCTGCTAG